ACCATAGACATCCAAATTTTCTGCAGCAATCTAGCAGATACCCTTTCATACACTGTGATATGTGCTGAGCCCATTAAAATTAGGCTTCTTCCATGTTCTTCTGGGGTCAAGATTTTGTCAGCGTAAAAGCTAAAGTCTTGCCGCTCCTCCTTTCCACTGCCTCCATACATTGAACTGGGAAAATAAAATCAAGccttatagaaaataaatattgctttccaGTTAGATGTGGGATTAAACTTTAAGATTATGCCATTGTAGCAGGAGCCAAGAGGAAAGTCTCTCCACCACCACGTTGGGAGTTTCAATGGCAGTTTAATTCAAAACATGCGCATGCCCCTTTAAAGGCAGCGtgagcagtgacatcatcactgcCTGGGGCACGTGCTCAATTCAAGGCAGTCCCCCGACAGCGCCATGTACTTGCAGCTGCCCGCCAGTGCAGCGGTAccagcggggccggttcactacatgtgcgccgccacaccatTATACATTTAATAACAGGATGTGTTGTCATTTAGAAAAAATAATGATTTATGAATTTGCCAGTAAATCCCAATGGAAATTATTCCACTTATTTCTTGTTAGTTATCAGGATAGGTTTCATCTGTGATTCCTACTTAAACGATTTAATTCAACGGAATTGTAAAGATGTCATTGCActggaaagaatgcagaggagtttcactggggggtgttgcctggaatggatgaATTTAGTTATCGAGAGATTAGATAAATTGGGTCTTGTTTTCCCTCaaatgaaggaggctgaggggtgagctGATGGAAGTGTATAAAACTCCAGAGATGTCGATAGTAGGGATATTAAACCCAAgtgaggaaggagttttaaaggaaACCTGAGAGGTAAATATTTTACCCAAAGAATGTTGATATCTGAAATACACTGTCAAAGGACTTGGTAGAATCAGGTACAAATTAAGGGGTATTTAAACACTTAATTAGGCAAGGAATAGGATACAGACCTAATTTGGGCAAATGGGATTGATGTAGATGGGGGAAGAGTCAGTAGGACCGTGATGGGCAAAATGGCCCATTTGTGGGCTGTACAATTCAATGAATCAGACTCAGATTGTTTAATATGGAATTATATGAATGAATAACTCTTATATAGTTGTTAAATCTCTGGAAATGCTATTTTTGGATGCGGGTCATTTTTAAGCATGTTTAAGAGCACAACTGAGCCAGTACAGATGGTTTCAAAGGTCCTTACTAAAATACTTTCCAGCATGTACTCATTCACAGTGCAAGGAATCCAGTGTGCTGTTAAGATGAAATTGCTCTTTGCAAGAAGTTCATTTCAAGGGTCCCTACCTAGACAGGTGTTATTTGTAGCAATACTGGTCATACCAATCTGAAGATGGCCTCATTTCCTGCAGAGAAAAAGGCCCATTAAATCAGAGGATTTACAAATGACACCACTAAACTCACCAGGGAATCAAAAATAGGCACAGTAACACTGATTATTCCTTGGGAATGATTTATTCACCAGCACATGTTTGGCTGAAGTAAAACTTTGCGTTTCTGTACATTGTGCTTACATTAATGAGAATAAATGCACATTTAACATCGACAGGCTACTCATAGGATTTGGCTAGCCTGACATTTTGCTGATTTTTATCTATTCGACGGATGACTTTTTGGCACATTCTGAATTCTCTTATCCGGTTTGTTTCAGGCTGATTCTTTTCAGAAAACATCCACAAAAATTGCAAGAAAGATGTGGTGGAGAAACAAAAAAATGATTATCATTATTGTAGTAATTGTGGTTGCAGTCGTCATTCTCATCATTCTCTTTGCTACTGATGTCATCCCAAGTTAAGTCCATCGACCTACTAATAGAACTAGTTAAGACTAATTTCATCTCCATGTATATAAAGCTTTCTTCCTctagaaatgcatattaaatgagGAAGCTTTAcaagcaaaaatatttaaaataaatgttagaaAATGGGTACTAAAGCTattatttgaattatttatttctagatttgtGCCAACTagaattttcattagaaatattttACCCTCTCGCTGCATTAAATTTTCTTCTCTCCTAGAATCAAGTTATTTCACTAAGGGATTCAAGTGCAGTTGAGATAGTTCCTCACAAGCTTATTTCCAATTGCAACACTATTGTTTTTCAAAACCAAGTGAACTCTGCCAACACCAAAGTTAACTGATCCTCGTGATGCCCCTTGGTGAAGTACTTTACAGCATGGGGCATTCAAAAATACACAAAATCACAGGTAGGCTGGGAGTCAAGACCAGTTGCAACAGCCAAATAACTAAACTAGATAAAATCAAATGAATTTGTAGAACTTATTTCTTGATGGTCTAGGGAGGGAaaacacacatatacagtgccctctGTAATGTTAAATgaaagccacttttttttctttatttgtcacTGTGCTCATTTTAAATTTGTAGTCAACCAATTCCCGTTTAAAATGCacaatccagattttattaaggagtatttgtgtacattttagtttgaccatgtagaaattacagtactttttatacatagttccctcatttcagggcaccatgttTGGAGCAtggcaatgactgcttgaagtttgTGATTCATACACACCACGAGGTACTGAGTGTCTTCACTGGTGATGCTCTGTCAAACCTTTActgtagccatcttcagctcctgcttattTTGGGGGCTAATCCCCGTAAGTTTTCTTTTCAGCACATGAAATTGGATTTAGaccaggtgactgacttggccattcaagaattttgcagtattttgctttgaaaaactcctttgttactttagcagtatgtttgagatcattgtcttgctgtagatgaagcaccattcaatgagttgaTGTATAGTTTGTTTCTTTTTCTACCCACCTGGTGATATAACAGGGGATTTCTAGTATGCTGTAACATAAGGTgggaggaggaagagaaagaaacaagAGTAGCAAAGGAAGGAAATATCAAGCAATGATACATTATAACCTTGAATTAAACTTCATGTAAGAACTCACCCAAAAAAATGTGAACTTGGCTTCATTGTTTCTATAGTTTTCTTGGTGTAAGCAAAATAGAATAAGTAAGGAGGTAGAAAACAGAAAGaatatgaactattttaaacAGATACATTATTGTACAATTCGGGCTACTTGTCCAGCTGCCCGAGTTTCTAAGATATTAATGTAGAAAATAATTCATTGTCAGAAATGTCTAAACACAATGTTAGTTTCTTGTGGATCCCAACATCTCCAGGATCTATAATGACTTTACCAAGTGTTGAATCCCCTATCAGGATTGAAAGATATtttcaatttatatatatatatacacttgTAAAGTCATTATAGATCCTGCATATTGCTTCAAAcactttacatttttatttagtaGTTCTGTACTGTATTTCATATAcactttacatttttatttagtaGTTCTGTACTGTATTTCCTATATATATATGTACTGTatttcctatatatatatatatataggaaatACAGTACAGAACtactaaataaaaatgtaaagtgTATGCAGCAGCAGGATATATAAAACACTAGATCAAAATGCCACTCCACATTAAAGATATCCAAAAACACATGCATCACACGCTAGCTCAAACTTCACAATAGCAATGCAGAACTATCGCAGCAGTATTATGTTGAACCTAAAACAGTCTCCTTTGCTAAATAACAAGGACACAGGTGCTAAATTTCTAAAgcagggtggccaaacttgcttaacataagagccaaACATTATAAActtcagatgcttgagagccacaagatatgaaaaatacatacaTGTCTTTACTTGCGTGAACATTGTTACAAATatgttatataaatattaagacatGCATGCAATATTTATgcctgtagtttttaaactgctcatttgtattagtttcaataagtGCACATCACAAATATGCACGTGcaagttgaattttgtggaccaatttttagggtaaagttTGGGTCAGCTATTACACACATACTACTTACTTTTGACTATACTAAGTACCTGTATCATTCAGGGAGGGGTCGGAAGCTCGGATGTGCAGGAGGCCGGGGCCAATGTGTGAGTCATTAGGAGCCCCAATGGGCAGGTGGCCTCGGGCCTAGATGTGAGTCTGTGGTCGGGGCACCAGGAGCTTGGAGGGCAGGCAGCCTAGGCAGGAGATGgtggtcgggagctcagatgggcagtgaccagggccaaaaatagagggttgacttttacatggtatcgactaTTACTCCCATACATGGTACACATACCAAATTATTTTCAATCACAAGCTATGCTCACTAAAACTACCAGTGAGAGACTGGCTCGAATGACTGCtatgtcaaagagctgcatgtggaTCGAGAGCTGTGGTTTGGTCACCCTGCGCTATTGTATCTTTGCATTTCAGCTGAGCTTGCAATTCTTTGTCCCATACAAAAGaaactgttctgcaatgttgttAAGGTGATAATTATGTAAAATGTTTGATTAAGAGACCACCTAGCCCTTGGTTTCTCCAAAAGCCTCAACGTCCTTGCCATTTTCCAATtacctagtaaatcttttctccaAAATTCTTGCTTCATGCATATCAAAATTTATCTTGTTATTGAATGCCTCCACCATAGCTTCAAGCAGAGCATTCCAGATTACCAGCTATCAAACATTTTATGGCATTTGTTGTAAACACAAGCTCCCTACATAAATGTAGTACAAATATTGTTATCTGAACTCAAGGTGAACAGGACAAGAAGTCAAACCAACGATGGATTGATTTTCTCAATTGGAGCTCAAACTTTTCTTGCTGCAGGGTGGCACTGATGAAAAGAATAAATCAAGTACACTAACCACTATCATCTTTAACAGATTAAATGTCTCAAACACTTCACGTGTTATCACTCGAGGTAAGAACCTGCTTTAACTGAACTGCTTAAGAAAGGGTTGGGATACAATCTTAGCAGATGAACAAGAGACCAGCTAGAAAAGCAGGCATTTTCAAGGTCCAAGGTGCTGGAGGGGAGGTGGGCAAAGTGGAGTGTGGAACCTGACAAAATTGTGGAGGATTTGAGAAGGTAAGACTTCAAAAATCTCACAACAGCCAGTGTCCCCTTCTCATGCAGTCCCTCAAGAGAGGACGActaacaagaatcctagattggggaaaaaatatttacagaaatctaaactagagggagggttggcattacccaactttagaatttattactgggcaattaatattagttacttaaggtattggttgaattattcagaattatctctaaatccccattgggtaaatttagaaattaaaccgatacaaaatttttcaattagctctattttgagagctgctctcccttttactcttactaaattatataaacaaattgataatccaatggctaaacatacactacgtatatggtttcaattccggagattttttggcctaagtcattttatcttcgaAACTCCTATTGtattaaatttcctttttcatccctctctaattgatcaagcttatttacctggaaagttaaaggtataacatgcttttcggatttattcttggataactctttcatgtcatttgaacaattatccatgaaatatgatttacctcgatctcatttctttcgatatttgcagattaggagtttcttagtttcgactttaccctcttttcccaatcgggagactacgactgttttagaggatatactatattcaaaattccctccaaaaggtgtgatatctaaattatatataattacaaaaataaattatgggacttttgaaaagtttaaaaatgattgggaaagagaactcaaccttcatatttccaatgaaaattggaataaaattctgcgactggtaaactcttcttctttatgtgcaaaacattcactaatacagtttaaagttgttcatagagctcatatgtctaaagataaactccatcgcttttattctcatatcgatcctatatgtgataaatgtcaattggaaatagcttcccttacacatgttttggtcctgtccctctttacagaattattggaaggaaattttttccattatatctactgttttgaatattgatttacaaccacatcccattactgcaatttttggattacctatgatagatttgacttatttatctcttcctgcggatcgtatgattgcttttcttacactaatggctagaagatctatactattgaattggaaagaggttaatcctcccactgctttccaatggtttacccaaactatactatgtttaaatttagagaaaattagaaactctgtctatgaatccccttctaagtttgagttaacctggcgaccatttattcaatattttcatttgtggtgagttgatctggctctgatttctttctatgattatgtatgataattgggctgtaagatgagatcggagtgatcggcgtggtttag
This genomic window from Narcine bancroftii isolate sNarBan1 chromosome 3, sNarBan1.hap1, whole genome shotgun sequence contains:
- the LOC138757698 gene encoding vesicle-associated membrane protein 8 isoform X2 — its product is MTQNIEKVLDRGEKLDDLIIKTDDLQATADSFQKTSTKIARKMWWRNKKMIIIIVVIVVAVVILIILFATDVIPS